The genomic interval GATCGCCGCCAACGGTCCGCTGGTCGCAGACACCGGCGTCCACACCGGCCGCTCGCCGAAGGACAAGTTCGTCGTCGCCGACGCCGAGACCGAGAGCCAGGTCTGGTGGGACAACAACAACCGGATGTCGCAGGAGAACTTCGAGAAACTCTTCGCCGATTTCCTGGCCCATGCCGAAGGCATGGACCTGTTCGCCCAGGATCTCTACGGCGGCGCCGATCCGGCCTATCGTCTGTCCGTGCGCGTCTACACCGAATACGCTTGGCATTCGCTGTTCATCCGCAACCTGCTGCTGCGCCCGCAAGCCTCCGAACTGGCGACCTTCGTGCCGGAAATGACCATCATCGACCTGCCGAGTTTCAAGGCCGATCCGGCCAAGTATGGCTGCCGCACCGAAACGGTGATTGCCTGCGACCTGACCCGCAAGATCGTGCTGATCGGCGGCTCGTCCTATGCGGGCGAGATGAAGAAGTCGGTGTTCACCTTCCTCAACTACCTGCTGCCGCCGAAGGGCGTGATGCCGATGCACTGCTCGGCAAACGTCGGCCCCGACGGCGACACCGCCATCTTCTTCGGCCTGTCCGGCACGGGCAAGACGACGCTGTCGGCCGATCCGGAGCGCACCCTGATCGGCGACGACGAGCACGGCTGGGGCAAGACCGGCGTGTTCAACTTCGAAGGCGGCTGTTACGCCAAGACCATCAAGCTGTCGCGCGAGGCGGAACCGGAGATCTACTCGACCACCGAACGCTTCGGCACGGTTCTGGAAAACGTCGTGCTAGACGAAAGCCGCATGCCGGATCTCGACGACGGCTCGAAGACCGAGAACACCCGCGCCGCCTATCCGATCCACTTCATCTCCAACGCCAGCGAGACCGGGCTCGCGCCCCAGCCGAAGACGATCATCATGCTGACGGCCGACGCGTTCGGCGTCATGCCGCCGATCGCCAAGCTGACGCCGGCGCAGGCGATGTACCATTTCCTGTCGGGCTACACCGCCAAGGTGGCCGGTACCGAAAAGGGTGTCACCGAGCCGCAGGCGACGTTCTCGACCTGCTTCGGAGCGCCGTTCATCCCGCGCCATCCGACCGAATACGGCAACCTGCTGCGCGATCTGATCGCCGAACACGGCGTCGACTGCTGGCTGGTCAATACCGGCTGGACCGGCGGTGCCTACGGCGTCGGCTCGCGCATGCCGATCAAGGCGACGCGTACACTGCTGCGCGGCGCGCTCGACGGCTCGCTGAAGACCGTTGCCTTCCGCACCGATCCCTATTTTGGCTTTGCGGTCCCCGAGGCGGTGCCGGGCGTCGACACGGCGATCCTCGACCCGCGCTCTACCTGGGCCGACAAGGCGGCCTACGACGCGCAGGCGGCCAGGCTCGTTCAGATGTTCATCGACAACTTCGCCAAGTTCGAAAGCCACGTCGATGGCGCGGTGCGCGAGGCGGCCCCGGCGCTGCAGGCGGCGGCCGAATAGAAGCCTCTGCCTTCTCGATGCGACGGCGCGCCGGCCTGCCCCGGCGCGCCGTTTGCATTTCGGCAGGGTGACGCTTTTCTCGCGCGGGAACTGGCGTATAGTCGGGCCAGCGATTGAGGAAGGCTGACCAGCATGACGGACGGCATGATTGATACCATGGCCCAGCTCGACGTGCTTGGCACCGCCGAGGCCTGGGCCCACGCGGGACGCAAGGTGGCGCTGGCGACCGTGGTCGAAACCTGGGGCTCCGCGCCACGGCCGATCGGGTCGCACCTCGTCATCGACGCGGACGGCAATTTCGAGGGCTCGGTGTCCGGCGGCTGCGTCGAGGGAGCCGTTGTCTCCGAGGCGCTCGACGTGATCGGCAGCGGCAAGCCGACGATGCTGGAGTTCGGCGTCGCCGACGAGACCGCCTGGCGGGTCGGGCTGTCCTGCGGCGGCCGGATACGGGTCTATGTCGAGCCCGTCGTCTCGGGAGGCGCCGCCTGATGCCGCCGTTCGAGACCCTGGCCGCCTTCGCCGTGGCGACGCTGGTCTTCGCCTACATGCCCGGCCCCGCCCTGCTCTATACCGCGGCGCAGACCGTCGCCCGGGGCCGCGCGGCCGGTTTCCAGGCCGCGCTCGGCATCCACGTCGGCTGCTACGGCCATGTATTGGCCGCCGCCTTCGGCCTGTCAGCCGTTTTCACGCTGGTGCCGACGGCCTATGCGGCGCTCAAGCTGATCGGGGGCGCCTATCTGGTCTATCTCGGTTACCGGATGATCCGCACCCAGGTATCGGGCGCCGCCATGCCGAAGATCGCCGCCAGATCGCGCCGACGTGCCTTTGCCGAAAGCATGCTGGTGGAACTGCTCAATCCCAAGGTGGCGATCTTCTTCATCGCCTTCCTGCCGCAGTTCGTCGACCCAGCCGCCAGCCTGCCGGTCTGGGCGCAGTTCCTCATCCTCGGGGCACTGGTCAACCTGACGTTCACCTCGGCTGATCTCCTTACCGTGGTTTTCGCCTCGCGCCTGCAGGGTGCCTTCGCGCGCTCCGCCCGATGGCAGGACGTCAGCCGCTGGCTGGGCGGCAGCGTGCTGATGGGGCTCGGCGCGCGCCTCGCCCTCGATCGGAACTGACATGCGACTGGACCTGCTGAGTGCCTTGAACACGGAGCGCGCCGCCCGCCGCGCCGCCATCCTCGTCACCGACATGGCGTCGGGCACGCAGAGGCTGGTGAAACACGCCGACCCGCTCGCCGGCGATCCCCTTGCCGCGGATCTGGAGAGGCGCTTCCGGTCGGGAAAATCGGGGCTTGTCGAGAGCGACGACGGATCGAGCAGCTTCCTGACCGTCAGCGTCCCGCTGCCGCGCCTCGTCATCATCGGCGCGGTTCACATCACCCAGGCGCTGCTACCGATGGCCCGGCTCGCCGGCTTCGACGTGGTCGTGATCGATCCGCGGACGGCCTTTGCCACACCGGAGCGCTTTGCCGGCAACGTGCTGCGCGCCGAATGGCCGCAAGACGTATTGAAGGAAATGCCGCTCGACGCCTACACCGCGCTGGCCGCCGTCACCCACGACCCGAAGATCGACGACCACCCGCTGATCGAAGCATTGAAAGCCGGCTGCTTCTACGTCGGCGCCCTCGGCAGCCGGAAGACCCACGCCAGACGCGTCGAGCGGCTGAGGGACGCCGGCCTGTCCGACGCGCAAATCGCCCGCATCGACGCGCCGATCGGCATGGACATCGGCGCGGCGTCACCCGCCGAGATCGCCGTCGCCGTGCTGGCAAAGATCATATCGGCTTTCCGCAAGGGCCCGGAGGCCGGCTGATGGAGTTCGGACCGGTTGCCGTCGGCGAGGCGGAAGGGGCGCTTCTCGCCCATTCCGCCAAGGTCGAAGACGGCACGCTGAAGAAGGGCCGCCGGCTGACGGCGGCGGACCTCGACCGGCTCGCGGCGGCCGGCTTCACGACCGTCACGGTCGCACGCCTCGCCGACGGCGACATCGGCGAAGACCCGGCCGCCGACAGAATCGCCCGGGCCGCCGACGGCGGCGGCGTCACGTTCGACACGCCCTTCACCGGCCGCGTCAATCTCTACGCGGCGCATTCTGGCGTCCTCGTCATCGACAGGGCCGCGATCGACGCCATGAACCGGATCGACCCTTCGATCACCATCGCCACCCTGCCGGCCTTCGCGGCCGTTTCGGAAGGCCGTATGGTGGCGACCGTCAAGATCATCCCCTACGGCGTTCCAAGCCGGCTGTGCGCGGAGGCTGCCGCCGTGGTGTCGGGCGCCATCGAGGTCAGGCCCTATCGTGCCCGCACGGTCGGACTTGTCGCGACCATGCTCGATCACCTGAAGCCGGCGACGATGGACAAGACGCGCCGGGTCCTGGAGCAACGGCTCGCGCCATCCGGCAGCAGCATTGTCGGCGAATGCCGCATTCCGCACACCATTGAGGCGGTCGCCGGTGCGCTGCACGAGCTGAAGCGGCAGGGAGCCGACTTCCTCATCCTGTTCGGTGCCTCCGCGGTGGTCGACCGCAAGGACATCTTGCCGCGCGGAATCGAGGCGGCCGGCGGACGGGTGGTGCATTTCGGCATGCCGGTCGATCCAGGCAATCTGCTGCTGCTCGGCGAATTCGACGGAGTGCCGGTCATCGGCGCACCGGGCTGCGCGCGCAGCCCGAAGGAAAACGGCTTCGACTGGGTTCTAAACCGCCTGCTGGCCGACGTCCCGGTCGGGCCGGGCGATATCACCGGCCTCGGCGTCGGCGGCCTGCTGATGGAAATCGCCACGCGCCCCCAACCGCGCGAGACGATCCGCACGGCCAGGGCGCCGGCCGTCGCCGCGCTGGTGCTCGCGGCCGGGCGCTCCAGCCGCATGGGTGGGCCCAACAAGCTGCTGGCGCACCTGGACGGCAAGCCCCTGGTCCGGCACGTGGTCGACGCCGCCGCCGCCAGCAAGGCGAAAAGCGTCACCGTCGTGACCGGCCACATGGCCGACCAGGTCGGCGAAGCGGCGGGGCCGCGTGCTGGGCGGACCGTCTACAATCCGGACTTTGCGGAAGGCATGGCGAGTTCGATCCGCTACGGGCTCCAGGCCATCCCCGAGACCAGCGATGCCGTACTGGTACTGCTCGCCGACATGCCGAGGATCGACGCAACCATGATCGATCAGATGATCGACGCCTACGATCCCTCGGCGAACCGATTGATCGTCACCGCGACAGCCGATGGCAGGAGAGGAAATCCGGTCCTCTGGGACCGGCGCTTCTTCGATGCCCTCAAGAGCCTTTCGGGCGATGTCGGGGCCCGCCATCTCATCGCCGACAATGCCGGTTTCGTGGCCACGGTCGAGATCGGCGCGGCGGCGCGCATCGACCTCGACACGCCGGAGGCGTTGCGCGCGGCCGGTGCGCGCCTGACGGCCGGCGGAGACGAGGAATAGAGGTGCGGGAGGTAAGCGACGGACGATTAACCAGCGGGCAAGCTATGAGCTTTGTGCAAAGCTCATATGACGGCAAAACAGTTGCACTTGAAATTCTCTGCCTTTAATACCAACTCCACGACATTGCTGCGGCGCAAAAGCGGCCTCTTCCGGCTGCCGAACTGACCGCGCAGTCACGCATCCGGAACGTCAGGCCGCGTCGACCCGCCCTCGGAACCGCTCCGGGAAGGCTGAAGAGTTCGATGTCCGGCCCAGCCGTTGAAACCGACAAGAAGGAAGAACAATGGACAACCTGAGGCTTCCCCGCGCCGGCCGCTGCAAATGGGCCGAGGGCGATGCCGGGAACTACACCTTCCCGTGCAACAACCGTATCGACGCGGGTTCGTCCTATTGCACGGACCATCGCGCGCTCGTCTACATCCCGCCGGAAGAGCGGCGGCGGAACCGTGCAGCCGTGCCTGCGTTGAAGAAGATTGCCGCATAAGACAACAACGCGGCAGATCACGTGGCCCCATCACGGAGTCGAACCCGGCCGAAAGGTCGGGTTTTTCTTCTCTGCCGGAAAAAAGAAGGCGCGATCAGGGTCGCGCCAGCGTGTCGACAACCCTGCAGCCTCTCCAGTGTCATTCTGGCCAAGCGGAGCGCGAGCCGGAAGCGAAGAGCCAGGGCTTCAATGGTTTCAATGAAGAAGAACGAGAGACTCCGGCTCTCCGATCCCGCATCCCCGCTTCGTGCGGGATGACGAATTTGGACGTTTGGCAACAGTCTGGCGCGGCCCGGGGCCGCGCCTTTCGAGTGTGGCCTCCCGTCGCGATCCGGTCACAGCCGTCAGGCGGCCTTGAGTGCCGCCTGCACCTCGCGCAATTGAGCAAGGACCGTCTCTGCGGCGCGCCGAGCCTCGTCGTCCCTGGCGTCAGCAAGGTCTTCCTCGGCATTGCGGATCTGCGCTGCGATGTCGTCGGGCTTGATCTCCTCGACCGGGATGGCCAATTCGGCCAGCACGGTCAGACCGGCCGACGACACGTCGGCGAAGCCGCCGCGGACGAAATATTCCGTCACCTTGTCGCCGTCCTTGCGGACCTTGAGCAGGCCCGGACGCATGGTCGACATGAACGGGCTGTGGTCCTTGAGCACGCCGAACTCGCCTTCGGTGCCGGGGACAACGACCTCGAGTACCTTGTCCGACAGGAGCAGGCGCTCCGGAGAGACCAGCTCAAACTGGAATGGCTCTGCCATTTGGCACGTCCTTTGTTCGTCTGCAGGCGGACGGGCGCGTCACCGCGCACCGTCCGGACCGGACCGGTAGCCGGCCTACGGCTGCCGGTTCTGGCTCAGGCCGCTTCGGCGGCCAGACGCTGCGCCTTTTCGACGGCTTCCTGGATGTTGCCGACCATGTAGAAGGCGGCTTCCGGAAGATGGTCGTACTCGCCGCTGACAAGGCCCTTGAAGCCCTTGATAGTGTCTTCGAGCGCGACCAGCTTGCCCGGCGAACCGGTGAACACCTCGGCGACGAAGAACGGCTGCGACAGGAAGCGCTCGATCTTGCGGGCGCGGGCCACGGTGAGCTTGTCCTCTTCGGACAGTTCGTCCATGCCCAGGATCGCGATGATGTCCTGCAGGGCCTTGTAGCGCTGCAGGGTCTCCTGGACCTTGCGGGCGACCGTGTAGTGCTCATCGCCGATGATGCGCGGATCGAGCATGCGAGACGTCGAGTCGAGCGGATCCACCGCCGGGTAGATGCCCTTCTCGGCGATGGCGCGGTTGAGCACCGTCGTGGCATCGAGGTGGGCGAAGGTCGAGGCCGGTGCCGGGTCGGTCAGATCGTCGGCGGGCACGTAGACGGCCTGCACCGAGGTGATCGAGCCCTTGGTGGTGGTGGTGATGCGTTCCTGCATCGCACCCATGTCGGTGGCAAGAGTCGGCTGGTAACCCACCGCCGAGGGAATGCGGCCGAGCAGCGCCGACACTTCCGAACCCGCCTGGGTGAAGCGGAAGATGTTGTCGACGAAGAACAGCACGTCCTGACCCTGGTCGCGGAAGTGCTCGGCAACCGTCAGGCCGGTCAGCGCGACGCGGGCGCGCGCCCCGGGGGGTTCGTTCATCTGGCCGTAAACGAGTGCGGCCTTGGAGCCTTCGCCGCCGCCCTTCTTGTTCACGCCGGACTCGATCATTTCCCAGTAGAGGTCGTTGCCCTCGCGGGTGCGCTCGCCGACGCCGGCGAACACGGAATAGCCGCCGTGCGCCTTGGCAACGTTGTTGATCAGTTCCATGATCAGAACGGTCTTGCCGACGCCGGCGCCGCCGAACAGGCCGATCTTGCCGCCCTTGGCGTAAGGAGCCAGCAGGTCGACGACCTTGATGCCGGTGACGAGGATCTGGGCCTCGGTCGACTGCTCGACGAAAGACGGGGCTTCCTGGTGAATGGCGCGCTTGGCGTCATGCGGGATCGGACCGGCCTCGTCGACCGGCTCGCCGATGACGTTCATGATGCGTCCGAGCGTGCCGTCGCCGACCGGCACCGCGATCGGCTCGCCGGTATCGACCGCCTTCTGGCCGCGCACGAGACCCTCGGTGGAGTCCATCGCGATGGTGCGAACGGTGTTCTCGCCGAGATGCTGGGCCACCTCGAGCACCAGCCGGGTGCCCTGGTTGTCAACTTCCAGGCTGTTCAGGATCTGCGGCAGGTGGTCGTCGAACTTGACGTCGACCACGGCGCCGATAACCTGGGTGATCTGTCCGACTTTCTTGTCAGCCATCCCTAAATCCTCGTCTCGTCCGGTCAGAGCGCCTCGGCGCCCGAGATGATTTCAATCAGTTCCTTGGTGATCTGCGCCTGGCGCTGGCGGTTGTAGCGCAGCGTCAGCTTCTGGATCATGTCGCCGGCGTTGCGGGTCGCGTTGTCCATGGCGGACATGCGGGCACCCTGCTCGGACGCGGCGTTTTCAAGGAGCGCGCGGAAGATCTGCACCGACACATTGCGGGGCAGGATGTCGGTCAGAATGGCGGCCTCGTCGGGCTCGTATTCGTAGACCAGCGAAGCGCCCGACTCCGCAGCGGCGGCGCGCTCCGGCAGCTTGACCGGAATGATCTGCTGCGCCGTCGGGATCTGGCTGATCACCGACCTGAACTGCGCGAAAAACAGCGTGCAGACGTCGAACTCGCCGGCCTCGAACATGCCGAGGACGATGGACGCGATGTCGGCCGCGTTCGAATAGCCGACGGACTTCACGCCGCGCAGCTCGATCGTCTTGATGACGTGCTGACCGAACTCGCGCTTGATGGCGTCAAAGCCCTTCTTGCCGACGCACAGGATCTTGACGGTCTTGCCCTGGGCGATCAGGCTGCGCGCCCGCTCGCGCGCCAGCTTGGCGATCGAGCTGTTGAAGCCGCCGCACAGGCCGCGCTCGGCGGTGGCGACGACCAGGAGGTGAACCTGGTCGTTGCCGGTGCCGGCCATCAGCCTCGGCGCATCGTCGCGGCCCTCGAAGGCAGCGGAGAGATTGGCCAGCACCTGCTCCATGCGTTCCGCATAGGGCCGGGCGGCCTCCGCAGCTTCCTGGGCACGACGCAGCTTCGCCGCGGCCACCATCTTCATGGCCTTGGTGATCTTCTGCGTCGCCTTGACCGAGGCGATGCGGTTTCGTAGGTCCTTCAGGCTCGGCATGGCCGCCCCTGCTCCTTATCCCGACTGCGTTCAGGGTTAGGCGAAGTTCTTCGCGAACGTGTCGATCGCCGAGCGCAGGCGGCCCGTCAGGTCGTCGTCCAGCGCCTTCTTCTGCCAGATCGCATCGAGCAGGTCCGCATGCTCGCCGCGCAGGAACAGCAGCAGGCCGGACTCGAACTCGCGCACGCGCTCGACCGGGATCTTATCCAGGTAGCCGTTCACGCCGGCGAAGATGACTGCGACCTGCTCCTGGGTCTTCAGCGGCGAGAACTGCGGCTGCTTAAGGAGTTCGGTCAGGCGAGCACCGCGGTTCAGCAGGCGCTGCGTGGTGGCGTCGAGGTCCGAGCCGAACTGCGCGAAGGCCGCCATTTCACGGTACTGCGCCAACTCGCCCTTGATCGGGCCGGCAACCTGCTTCATCGCCTTGATCTGGGCAGCGGAGCCAACGCGCGACACCGACAGGCCGACGTTCACGGCCGGACGGATGCCCTGATAGAACAGGTCAGTCTCCAGGAAGATCTGGCCGTCGGTGATCGAGATCACGTTGGTCGGAATGTAGGCGGAGACGTCGTTGGCCTGGGTCTCGATGACCGGCAGGGCGGTCAACGAGCCGGAGCCATTGTCCTCGTTCAGCTTCGCCGCGCGCTCCAGCAGGCGGGAGTGCAGGTAAAAGACGTCTCCCGGGAAGGCCTCGCGCCCCGGCGGACGGCGGAGCAGCAGGGACATCTGGCGATAGGCGACGGCCTGCTTGGACAAGTCGTCATAGCCGATCACGGCATGCATGCCGTTGTCGCGGAAGTACTCGCCCATCGCGCAGCCGGCGAACGGGGCGAGGAACTGCAGCGGAGCGGCATCCGACGCGGTCGCGGCGACGACGATGGAATAGGCCATCGCGCCGGCGTCCTCAAGCGTCTTGACGAACTGCGCGACGGTCGACCGCTTCTGGCCGACGGCGACGTAGATGCAGTAGAGCTTGTTGCCCTCGTCGTCGCCCTGGTGCAGCGGCTTCTGGTTCAGGAAGGTGTCGAGGATGATCGCGGTCTTGCCGGTCTGGCGGTCGCCGATGACCAGCTCGCGCTGGCCGCGGCCGACCGGGATCAGGGCATCGATCGCCT from Polymorphum gilvum SL003B-26A1 carries:
- a CDS encoding phosphoenolpyruvate carboxykinase, coding for MNETGVRNPSFGVDTIGLKGLGAIYWNQSEPLLYEHAVRRGEAQIAANGPLVADTGVHTGRSPKDKFVVADAETESQVWWDNNNRMSQENFEKLFADFLAHAEGMDLFAQDLYGGADPAYRLSVRVYTEYAWHSLFIRNLLLRPQASELATFVPEMTIIDLPSFKADPAKYGCRTETVIACDLTRKIVLIGGSSYAGEMKKSVFTFLNYLLPPKGVMPMHCSANVGPDGDTAIFFGLSGTGKTTLSADPERTLIGDDEHGWGKTGVFNFEGGCYAKTIKLSREAEPEIYSTTERFGTVLENVVLDESRMPDLDDGSKTENTRAAYPIHFISNASETGLAPQPKTIIMLTADAFGVMPPIAKLTPAQAMYHFLSGYTAKVAGTEKGVTEPQATFSTCFGAPFIPRHPTEYGNLLRDLIAEHGVDCWLVNTGWTGGAYGVGSRMPIKATRTLLRGALDGSLKTVAFRTDPYFGFAVPEAVPGVDTAILDPRSTWADKAAYDAQAARLVQMFIDNFAKFESHVDGAVREAAPALQAAAE
- a CDS encoding XdhC family protein, translated to MTDGMIDTMAQLDVLGTAEAWAHAGRKVALATVVETWGSAPRPIGSHLVIDADGNFEGSVSGGCVEGAVVSEALDVIGSGKPTMLEFGVADETAWRVGLSCGGRIRVYVEPVVSGGAA
- a CDS encoding LysE family translocator, which produces MPPFETLAAFAVATLVFAYMPGPALLYTAAQTVARGRAAGFQAALGIHVGCYGHVLAAAFGLSAVFTLVPTAYAALKLIGGAYLVYLGYRMIRTQVSGAAMPKIAARSRRRAFAESMLVELLNPKVAIFFIAFLPQFVDPAASLPVWAQFLILGALVNLTFTSADLLTVVFASRLQGAFARSARWQDVSRWLGGSVLMGLGARLALDRN
- a CDS encoding XdhC family protein, yielding MRLDLLSALNTERAARRAAILVTDMASGTQRLVKHADPLAGDPLAADLERRFRSGKSGLVESDDGSSSFLTVSVPLPRLVIIGAVHITQALLPMARLAGFDVVVIDPRTAFATPERFAGNVLRAEWPQDVLKEMPLDAYTALAAVTHDPKIDDHPLIEALKAGCFYVGALGSRKTHARRVERLRDAGLSDAQIARIDAPIGMDIGAASPAEIAVAVLAKIISAFRKGPEAG
- a CDS encoding NTP transferase domain-containing protein — translated: MEFGPVAVGEAEGALLAHSAKVEDGTLKKGRRLTAADLDRLAAAGFTTVTVARLADGDIGEDPAADRIARAADGGGVTFDTPFTGRVNLYAAHSGVLVIDRAAIDAMNRIDPSITIATLPAFAAVSEGRMVATVKIIPYGVPSRLCAEAAAVVSGAIEVRPYRARTVGLVATMLDHLKPATMDKTRRVLEQRLAPSGSSIVGECRIPHTIEAVAGALHELKRQGADFLILFGASAVVDRKDILPRGIEAAGGRVVHFGMPVDPGNLLLLGEFDGVPVIGAPGCARSPKENGFDWVLNRLLADVPVGPGDITGLGVGGLLMEIATRPQPRETIRTARAPAVAALVLAAGRSSRMGGPNKLLAHLDGKPLVRHVVDAAAASKAKSVTVVTGHMADQVGEAAGPRAGRTVYNPDFAEGMASSIRYGLQAIPETSDAVLVLLADMPRIDATMIDQMIDAYDPSANRLIVTATADGRRGNPVLWDRRFFDALKSLSGDVGARHLIADNAGFVATVEIGAAARIDLDTPEALRAAGARLTAGGDEE
- a CDS encoding F0F1 ATP synthase subunit epsilon — its product is MAEPFQFELVSPERLLLSDKVLEVVVPGTEGEFGVLKDHSPFMSTMRPGLLKVRKDGDKVTEYFVRGGFADVSSAGLTVLAELAIPVEEIKPDDIAAQIRNAEEDLADARDDEARRAAETVLAQLREVQAALKAA
- the atpD gene encoding F0F1 ATP synthase subunit beta, translated to MADKKVGQITQVIGAVVDVKFDDHLPQILNSLEVDNQGTRLVLEVAQHLGENTVRTIAMDSTEGLVRGQKAVDTGEPIAVPVGDGTLGRIMNVIGEPVDEAGPIPHDAKRAIHQEAPSFVEQSTEAQILVTGIKVVDLLAPYAKGGKIGLFGGAGVGKTVLIMELINNVAKAHGGYSVFAGVGERTREGNDLYWEMIESGVNKKGGGEGSKAALVYGQMNEPPGARARVALTGLTVAEHFRDQGQDVLFFVDNIFRFTQAGSEVSALLGRIPSAVGYQPTLATDMGAMQERITTTTKGSITSVQAVYVPADDLTDPAPASTFAHLDATTVLNRAIAEKGIYPAVDPLDSTSRMLDPRIIGDEHYTVARKVQETLQRYKALQDIIAILGMDELSEEDKLTVARARKIERFLSQPFFVAEVFTGSPGKLVALEDTIKGFKGLVSGEYDHLPEAAFYMVGNIQEAVEKAQRLAAEAA
- a CDS encoding F0F1 ATP synthase subunit gamma — its product is MPSLKDLRNRIASVKATQKITKAMKMVAAAKLRRAQEAAEAARPYAERMEQVLANLSAAFEGRDDAPRLMAGTGNDQVHLLVVATAERGLCGGFNSSIAKLARERARSLIAQGKTVKILCVGKKGFDAIKREFGQHVIKTIELRGVKSVGYSNAADIASIVLGMFEAGEFDVCTLFFAQFRSVISQIPTAQQIIPVKLPERAAAAESGASLVYEYEPDEAAILTDILPRNVSVQIFRALLENAASEQGARMSAMDNATRNAGDMIQKLTLRYNRQRQAQITKELIEIISGAEAL
- the atpA gene encoding F0F1 ATP synthase subunit alpha; the protein is MDIRAAEISAILKDQIKGFGQEAEVSEVGQVLSVGDGIARVYGLDNVQAGEMVEFPGGVRGMALNLETDNVGVVIFGSDREIKEGDTVKRTGAIVEVPVGKGLLGRVVDPLGNPLDGKGPIEAAERRRVDVKAPGILPRKSVHEPMSTGLKAIDALIPVGRGQRELVIGDRQTGKTAIILDTFLNQKPLHQGDDEGNKLYCIYVAVGQKRSTVAQFVKTLEDAGAMAYSIVVAATASDAAPLQFLAPFAGCAMGEYFRDNGMHAVIGYDDLSKQAVAYRQMSLLLRRPPGREAFPGDVFYLHSRLLERAAKLNEDNGSGSLTALPVIETQANDVSAYIPTNVISITDGQIFLETDLFYQGIRPAVNVGLSVSRVGSAAQIKAMKQVAGPIKGELAQYREMAAFAQFGSDLDATTQRLLNRGARLTELLKQPQFSPLKTQEQVAVIFAGVNGYLDKIPVERVREFESGLLLFLRGEHADLLDAIWQKKALDDDLTGRLRSAIDTFAKNFA